The following proteins are co-located in the Streptomyces sp. DT2A-34 genome:
- a CDS encoding cysteate synthase, protein MSGVRPGTRHYTVVCSSCGTRYEDDGLLLDCSRRHEPAFLHTEYDSTGTQAGESTGLFRYAPLLPVVRTFPDVPGPVVHPAGRLGRRIGLDRLWVAFNGYWPERGAYLPTCTFKDLEAYTVLGRLPADPPVLVIPSAGNTAAAFAWAATCHQVPCLLVVPAPALERMRFPAPLDPCVRIVVLDGTATYSDAIACADLISALPGHHAEGGSRNVGRRDGLGTVMLAAADALGRLPETYVQAVGSGTGAIGCHEAARRLGAEGEALPRLLMCQNTPFAPLYEAWRCSGAAPADREHEPLARELTNRRPPFTVRGGVRDVLTESGGDVLCTDNVTALDAMALFEETEGIDIEPGAGVALAALAEAVRDGRVRRDELVLLNITGGGRARQAHDLPLIPAEPWLRVPWPGREEGPRAVAELVERQSTGLATATEAAR, encoded by the coding sequence ATGTCCGGAGTACGTCCGGGAACACGTCACTACACCGTTGTCTGTTCCTCCTGCGGAACCCGATACGAGGACGACGGCCTCCTCCTGGACTGCTCCCGTCGGCACGAACCAGCGTTCCTGCACACCGAGTACGACAGCACCGGAACCCAAGCCGGGGAAAGCACCGGCCTGTTCCGGTACGCCCCGCTGCTGCCGGTGGTACGCACCTTCCCCGACGTCCCCGGTCCCGTCGTCCACCCCGCCGGGCGGCTCGGCCGCCGGATCGGGCTCGACAGGCTGTGGGTCGCCTTCAACGGCTACTGGCCGGAGCGCGGGGCGTACCTGCCGACCTGTACGTTCAAGGATCTTGAGGCCTACACCGTGCTCGGCAGGCTGCCCGCCGACCCGCCCGTCCTGGTGATTCCCTCGGCGGGCAACACCGCCGCGGCCTTCGCCTGGGCCGCCACCTGCCACCAGGTGCCCTGTCTGCTGGTCGTGCCCGCCCCGGCCCTGGAGCGGATGCGCTTCCCCGCCCCGCTCGACCCCTGCGTCCGCATCGTCGTCCTCGACGGCACCGCCACGTACAGCGACGCCATCGCCTGCGCCGACCTGATCTCCGCGCTGCCCGGCCACCACGCCGAGGGCGGTTCACGCAACGTCGGCCGCCGGGACGGCCTGGGCACCGTCATGCTGGCCGCCGCCGATGCCCTCGGACGGCTGCCGGAAACCTATGTGCAGGCCGTCGGCAGCGGCACCGGAGCGATCGGCTGCCATGAAGCGGCACGCCGGCTGGGCGCCGAGGGCGAGGCGCTGCCCCGTCTGCTGATGTGCCAGAACACGCCGTTCGCGCCGCTGTACGAGGCCTGGCGATGTAGCGGCGCGGCCCCCGCAGACCGCGAACACGAACCGCTGGCCCGTGAACTGACCAACCGGCGCCCGCCGTTCACCGTCCGCGGCGGGGTCCGCGACGTGCTCACCGAGAGCGGCGGCGACGTCCTGTGCACAGACAACGTTACCGCTCTGGACGCCATGGCCCTCTTCGAGGAGACCGAGGGCATCGACATCGAACCCGGCGCCGGCGTGGCCCTGGCCGCCCTGGCCGAGGCGGTACGGGACGGCCGTGTCCGCCGCGACGAACTCGTCCTCCTCAACATCACCGGCGGCGGCCGCGCCCGCCAGGCTCACGACCTGCCGCTGATACCCGCCGAACCCTGGCTGCGCGTGCCCTGGCCCGGCCGCGAGGAGGGACCGCGGGCCGTCGCCGAGCTCGTGGAACGGCAGTCGACCGGCCTCGCGACCGCCACGGAGGCCGCCCGATGA
- a CDS encoding thiamine pyrophosphate-dependent dehydrogenase E1 component subunit alpha gives MHTTAGNWTEPAPWLPSQVPVSLLSTNGNARQFDTTHGPQERTYPEPSPESLLEAYRKMVLGRRFDEQATALARQGRLAVHPSSLGQEACQVGAALALRATDWLFPTYRDCVALVSRGIDPVEALTLLRGDAHCGYDPVRHRTAPQCTPLATHAAHATGLAHGERLKGADTVALALVGDGATSEGDFHEALNLAGVLRAPVVFLVQNNRYAISVPLSAQCAAPSLAYKGIGYGVRSEQVDGNDAAAVLAVLTTAVEDAREGGGPWLVEAHTYRLAPHTSADDPSRYRPAEEAEHWRGRDPITRLESALRARDLLTEDGIAAAAAEAEGYAADLRTRLAEDPALDPLALFDHVFSAPPAQLTAQRAALRTELEEH, from the coding sequence ATGCATACGACTGCGGGGAATTGGACAGAGCCCGCTCCTTGGCTCCCGTCCCAGGTTCCTGTTTCCCTTCTGTCTACGAATGGAAATGCGCGGCAATTCGACACCACTCATGGGCCGCAGGAGCGGACATACCCGGAGCCGTCGCCCGAGTCGCTGCTTGAGGCGTACCGGAAGATGGTCCTCGGCCGCCGCTTCGACGAGCAGGCGACGGCGCTCGCCCGGCAGGGCAGGCTCGCCGTCCATCCCTCCAGCCTCGGCCAGGAGGCCTGTCAGGTGGGTGCGGCGCTCGCCCTGCGCGCCACGGACTGGCTGTTCCCCACCTACCGCGACTGCGTCGCGCTGGTCAGCCGCGGGATCGACCCCGTCGAGGCCCTGACACTGCTGCGCGGTGACGCGCACTGCGGCTACGACCCGGTACGGCACCGCACGGCACCGCAGTGCACCCCGTTGGCGACCCACGCCGCCCACGCCACGGGACTGGCCCACGGCGAGCGGCTCAAGGGCGCCGACACGGTCGCCCTCGCACTCGTGGGCGACGGCGCGACCAGCGAGGGCGACTTCCACGAAGCCCTCAACCTGGCGGGCGTGCTACGGGCTCCGGTGGTGTTCCTGGTGCAGAACAACCGATACGCCATCTCCGTCCCGCTGTCCGCGCAGTGCGCGGCACCGAGCCTGGCGTACAAGGGAATCGGTTACGGCGTCCGCTCGGAACAGGTCGACGGCAACGACGCCGCGGCCGTACTCGCCGTCCTGACCACGGCTGTCGAGGACGCACGCGAGGGCGGTGGCCCCTGGCTGGTCGAGGCACACACCTACCGTCTGGCCCCGCACACCAGCGCCGACGACCCGTCCCGCTACCGTCCGGCCGAGGAGGCCGAGCACTGGCGCGGCCGGGACCCGATCACCCGGCTGGAGTCCGCACTGCGCGCCCGTGACCTGCTGACCGAGGACGGCATCGCGGCCGCGGCCGCCGAGGCGGAAGGCTACGCGGCGGACCTGCGCACCCGGCTCGCCGAGGACCCCGCTCTCGACCCGCTCGCCCTGTTCGACCACGTGTTCAGCGCTCCGCCCGCGCAGCTGACCGCGCAACGTGCCGCCCTGCGGACCGAGTTGGAGGAACACTGA